One Sesamum indicum cultivar Zhongzhi No. 13 linkage group LG14, S_indicum_v1.0, whole genome shotgun sequence genomic window, aatttgtttttggacTGTGATTTGGTTCTATTGTTGTTTAGTTACGAATTGATTGATTGTTAAGGTATTAAGATCAACTTTTTATATGGATTTATATGGACTCTGATTTATTGTTTGCTTTTTAGTCAATCTTTGAAcaatacttttgaaatttccatgaaataattttaccGATGTTTTACATTTCTTATAAACTTTGTAGTGATTGGAGGATTCCAACATGTTAGGCAGTGAGAAACAACCAGagttgtcaatttaaaaaaaaaagaaaaagggtatACAGCAATAAGAGAAAGCGGTTGAGTAAATAAAGTAGGGAGGAATAAGAAACACTAGCTCATCTTCGTTATCGGTAATCTTGCTTCATTAAATGACTGAAAATTTAATGTTGTAACCATACTCAAGTACCATATTGTACCTTAAATCTATAGTTCTCTGTTTCCTATAAATAGTAGTGAATGTGAATATTTACTATGCTGCCCAGAGAATTTGTGGGTTCAATAGCTCCATCAATAAGATATAAGAATAACACCTTTGGTTTTGTGACCCAAATTGCTCAACATAGTTAAAACCTTCTTTAAGTAATAATATGTCGGATAATGAGTTTAGTCCACCTATTTAGAAAACTTCGCCTAAAGATAATCCAATAAGTTTTTTGATTAATTCCACCATATGTACCTTTTTTTTATCCTGACGAAACCCTCTCCATCAATTGTTGATGGAGCCGCTCAGCTTCACCCTTCGGTTTTTCACTTTCTCAAGTGAGTTCTGTGATCTATGCCTTGCCTAGTTTGTTTTAATAGTCCAAGAAAATTAACATTGTAATTTTGTCTTCTCGCTTTGGATTGCCTAATGACggttcttgtttatttttcgCTAGAACATGTTCCCAAATGCAATATGTTTGAATAAAACGAGGTTTTAGATCCGAaacctttctttctctctcctttttctttccccTCTGCGGCAGCATTATTGGTTGAGGTTTAGTGTGTGCGCACCCAAGTCCAATTGCTACTTATATGATTCATCATGGCTACTTGATTGAACCTTAATCAaacactttaattttttcaggAGGCTAttgttacaaaaatcataagaTGGACGAATATCAGGAAATGGAAAGGTTTAGTATGGATAATGATTATGAAGATGGTCAGTGGATTGGCGGTGAATTTTATGGCAAGCGTAGACAGAAACATGCTCAGACCAAGGACGATGTTCTTTATGGTGTATTTGCTGCTGGCGACAGCGACTCTGATTCATATGATGGGCTGGGATCAAAGAAGCGCAGGAAAGATCTAACTAAGAAGACCGACTACACCAAGCCTGTTAATTTTGTTTCAACTGGAACTGTTATGCCCAATGAGGAGATTGATCGTAATTCCAAGGAGGATAATGACGTAATGGATGAAGATGAGGTCAAACCTACTGGCCTTGGATCTTCTGCTGGTCTTGGATTTGGTTCGGCCTCTTCCAAGAATGTCACTCCTGAAGCTGCACATGCTCATGAAGGTAAGGATGAAGATGATAACTTCCTGCCCTCTGCCTTTGGGAAGAAGATAAAGGAAGGTGCCCAGTTGCGCAGAGAAAGGGAGAAGGAAAAATCCATCCTAGCCAAGAAGTCTTCTCAAGTTGGCAGGAGAGAATTGGACCCAGCTGGTGTTGGTGCATTTGAGAAGCATACTAAGGGTATTGGGATGAAGTTGCTTGAGAAGATGGGCTACAAAGGAGGTGGCCTTGGTAAAAATGAGCAGGGAATTCTGGCTCCTATCGAGGCCAAGATGCGCCCAAAGAATATGGGAATGGGCTTCAATGATTATAAAGAGGCTATTCGCCCTGCATTACAGGAGTTAGATGAAAAATCGTTGAGACCTCCAAGCCAATCTTTAGAAGGTCGTTCAAGAGAGAAACTTTGGTCAAAGCAAGCTCAGAAGAAGAAGGTTTATATAACAGCAGAAGAGTTACTGGCCCAGAAGCAGGAACAGGGTCTTGAAGTTGTTCAGAAGGTTGTTGACATGAGGGGACCACAGGTGCGTGTTCTGACAAATTTGGAGAACTTGAATGCAGAAGATAAAGCCAGGGAGAATGATGTTCCCATGCCTGAACTTCAGCACAATGTAAGATTGATAGTTGATTTAGCCGAGCTTGACATACAGAAGCTTGATAGAGATTTGAGGAATGAGAGGGAGACTGCGGTTGCTTTgcagaaggaaaaggaaaaactgcAGAAAGAGGCGCATCAACAGAAGCAGCAACTTCAGAACATGGAAGAGATAGTGAGCATACTGGACCAAATAGGCGAGGAGAGCTCTTCAGGGACACTGACTCTAGAATCACTTGCTAAATCATTCATGGATTTGCAGACAAGATTTTCAGATGATTATACGTTATGCAACTTATCATGCATTGCGTGCTCATATGCTCTACCTCTGtttattagaatatttcaGGGGTGGGACCCACTTCAGAGTCCAACTCATGGAGTCGAGGTGGTGTCCctgtggaaaaaattattgcaaggCAAAAATTCGTTGAATTTCTCTGTTGCAGCCTCTCCATACATGCAGCTGCTTATGGAAGTTGTATTCCCAGCCGTGAGAATATCTGGTACCAACTCTTGGCAGGCACGGGACCCTGAGCCTATGCTTAGGTTTTTGGAATCTTGGGAAGAGCTTTTGCCTCCTCCTGCCTTACAACTCATACTGGACAGTGTAGTTATGCCAAAGATATCAGCTGCAGTGGATTCTTGGGATCCACGTACAGAAACCATTCCCATCCATTCTTGGATCCATCCATGGTTACCACTATTGGGACACAAGTTAGAGAATTGCTATCACACCATACGTAATAGATTGGCAAGTGTTCTTCACGCCTGGCACCCAAGCGATATGTCTGCGTATTACATATTGTCTCCTTGGAAAACTGTGTTTGATCCTGCCAGTTGGGAGCAGCTAATGGTTCGATACATCATTCCAAAGTTGTTGGCTGTTATGCATGatttacaaataaatcctGCCAATCAGAATCTTGATCAATTCTATTGGGTACGAACATGGGTTACCTCTATTCCTACTCATCACATGCTGCAGTTGATGGATGTTTTCTTCAATAAGTGGCAAGAAGTCTTATACCATTGGCTGTGTTCAAAACCAGATTTTGAGGAAGTGACCAAGTGGTATCTTGGCTGGAAAGAACTTCTTCCTCCGGAACTTCAGGCAAATGAGCATATTCGATATAGGCTTAACCTTGGTCTAGATATGATGAACCAGGCTGTTGAAGGAATGGAGGTTGCGCCACCTGGTTTGAAAGAGAATATCAGTTACCTCAGAGTGCGCGAACAAAGACAGTTTGAGACTCAGAAAAAAGCAGCTGCACAAGCTCAACAACGGGCCTCTCCAGGCTTGGATGCTGGAGCTAAAGCAGAGGGCGTCAGTGGTGGGGTTGAAATGACCTTGAAAGAAGTTATTGAAATTCATGCTCAGCATAATGGTCTGTTGTTCAAGCCTAAACCTGGAAGGATGCAAGATGGCCATCAAATATATGGTTTTGGTAACATAAGCATAATCATAGACTCCCTCAATCAAAAGGTGTTTGCCCAAGCTGAGGACAGATGGTCTCTGGTATCCCTTGAGCAGCTGCTGGAGTTGCATAATCGCTCTAGGTTGAAGCGCCACTGAGCTCCCAAACTCCTTAAGAGTAATTTTTGTACAAAACAAACTGTTGCAATGGGGAATTCGCTGTTATTAGATTCTGCTATTTGGTCCCCGGATTTAGAAATCTTGTACTGCCTTAATTTTGTAATCAGATATATCTTCTTGCATAGGTGTAAACTACTGATAACATACATCCAGCCTTAGTGTTCCCATTTGATAAactgataattaattttaggacATCTTTAGTTGTATGGAGTTTCAACACTTTTATCACTTTGGTTTTATTACACCATAGTCGCTTTCAGAATAACTGTCATGACAAAAGATACCTTTAACACAAACTAATAGGTTCATAAAGAAATACCTATGTGGACATTGTTGAGGCTATACTCTTGTATATTTTCGGTCTTTTTATTGGTTTGCCATTTGATTTATGAAGGGTAGTTTCATGTTCTTCTTTTCATAGTGGCTGCAGGAGTAAGATAATAGAAGAGATATTTGTAGTTAGGAGTGGTATGTTGTACTACTGATGATAAAGTAGTTTTAGCTGGCGCATCGCTATTTAGCAATTGATCCATCTTCGAAGATTAAAGTCTGGTTTTTCAATCTCCAGgcttgggggggggggggggtctcTTTCCAGAGTCACNNNNNNNNNNNNNNNNNNNNNNNNNNNNNNNNNNNNNNNNNCTTATTCTTGTCTGATTTCCCGAATGAATATGGTTGTGCTGAAGTCTTTCTAGCCGCCAATGTAAGTGTAATAGCGATCAGGGCTTTTGAAGTTTTCTGTGCTTTCCACAGGAATATCTATCTTCTTATTCTTTATTGTCTTGCAGGTTCCTGACTTTTGCAGGGATATCTAGATAATGGATTTTAGTTATACTTGTACTCATACGTAGgtatatacaaattttatgtatGCATTCCGCCGTCTGAACCTTTTCATTCTTCTGACGGCACTAGGCTCATATATGTGTAACAAAAGCTGTTTACAGAGGAAGTAAGTTCCTTCAAAGGTGGCTCTGGTGAAGTTGGCATAATCGTCGAAACTACTAGCTGCAATGCCAAGCAAGGTGGATAGGTAAACATCTGCTTTGATATCCATCTGAAATGCATTTCTGTTGTAATAGTCATAAATGctttatatttagtttttagcttctaaattattacttttgataCGGTGAATCAGTATACTTAAACGagttggtatttttttttatcatcattgGGGTACATGAATTAAACAAGGTAGTTAGTTGAGTTGTGATGTGTCCTGATCTCCAATGGTAGTAAGTTGCTCAATGGCTATTGGGCTCGGATCAAGAGAAGGAATAAGCTCGGAACCTACATAGAGTGAGTGTGGCCGACTTGACCTGACATAAGCACTCCGACGATGAAGTTAGGTATGTACATATAAATTTGGATTATAATGCTCAATGAACTGTTACCTTGGTTTCGTAAATGCCCGAGTATTTATATCTAGGACCTGTTGTATCGACTACATCCGTCTCCTTTGGGGATGCCTCCAGACGTCTCTCATCCAGCGTTTCCGCTGGCAACTGTCCTTGTGGGCCGGTGTGCGACTGACATACCTTAAACCTTAATTTACTTAGAGCGTAACCGGGTCTTGGGCATGCTGTCTTGGAGCCATTACTATCAGATCCATATTAAAATCCACATCAAGTTGCGTAATATGGCTGAAAAATTTTTCTACTATTGTTCAATCTCATTTCGTATGTACAAGAATGGTTGGGCTTGGTTAGCCAAATATTGGTCCATCGTTGGGTGTGACTTGAAATGGGTCGTTGGGTGTGACTTGAAATGGGTTTAAGCTGAGGACGAAATGTATAAAATGCTGGACAAATTACTGGTTCTTAGCAAACTCTTCCAAGTTATAGAAGtagcattttctttcataGGTTATGAACCTCAGTTAACTTCTCCATGTGGTGcatgaatattataatttggaaaaaaatattattttagttcgttaagtatgtctaattttaattttagtccgataactatatttatttttgtttaggtccagcaatttatgaaattgcttacttttagtcctctggctgattttcagataattttacccctatgcaacttttgaaaggcagttttagtccatatgcactcataggggtaaaattgttcgaaaatcagTCAGAGGACttaaagtaagcaatttcgtaagttactggacctaaataaaaatggatatagtCATCggactgaaattaaaattaggcatacttagcggactaaaataatactttttccttataattttaatacaagTTAAATCTGTATTAGCTGCAGCAAATGATTCACAGTATTTTGGCGTGTAGATACACTAGTTATTGTCTCATGTGGTTTCCACCAGCATATTAAAAAACACCTTGATAtgaaatgataagaaaaaaaaaaattataatgattaatagtataaatatggAGAAGTAAGGTCAGAGAAATATGGAGCAACGGGTAtttaagaggaaaaaaaaatataattatgaaattattaatgtagcttttttttaaaaaataaaaggtgaaTTTgagtattcaaaaattgaaaagacaaaaaaatttcttttataacaGTATAAATGATTGTGGGTGAATTGAAAGACCCAACTGAGCACTTGAAGTGATAAATAATCAGATCTATGCTGGATTTGTCCCCTTCACATTTGTTCTTTTAGTAGAAAGATTGAAGGACTCTGTGCAGGGGATGAAGTAATATGTAAGGTGATAGATTATCTCATGCATAAGGGTTGTGAATGATTCGAGCCGACTCCaatatattattgttcaaatttgtttgaattattattgtgCTTTAAAAActgtgtttgaatttaatttattcattatttaattcGAGCTCAAATGAGcttaattggatcaaattcGAGTCAAACTcgagtaatttgatatttttaagtataatttactatttttgaattaatcaaATCGAGCTCGGCTCCAAGAATTTActgaacaaaatttttttgttcaagtttgatttattaaatttaataaatcgagttcaaacaaatttttatcGATCGATTTCAGTTGAATATCGAATAGcttgattattttttcaggCCTACTCATGCATGCATATGTATAATGTACATGCTCaatcattcaaaaattcatatttggtCCAACCACCTTCTCTCGTCACACATACGCCGTGAGCAATAAAAGATTTCTATCGAATTCAACGGTTCttaccaataaaaataaaacaaaaatacgaGCAATCCctatgtgatattgtaaataagcaaattatcccctataAAAAGAATAGCAGTTTACTCCTCCCGTGTTTCTTAAatgtagcaatttatctccctatattttttaaaatgaagcaatttacatcATTGGatatggaggtaaattgcttcatctTAAAAATCACAGGAgtgtaaattgctatttttttatagaaaattaatttatttatttgcaatatcacagagggtaaattgaattaaacCTTTATATGCTATATACTGTAACGATGAAATATCTAAAACTATTGTACATACGTAacaaacttttaaaaagaaaaaacccacaaaacaTCCAATATTCTTTTTTGGAGTGGACTTTTGATTTGTTTGAATTGGATGTAGCtctaatggattttgatttgaCATAATCACTGAAAATGGTTTGAATCTTGACTGAATTATTAGACCTTTTTGGTTGTGGTGAGAAAATGGTCAACGGCTGAATATGCGACTCTGTGTTGTCGCGAGTGTTTGCTCTTTTATCCAAAGCAAAGGCGTGCTTTTGGTGGTTCTTCATTTTGATTCTCGTCAGCCGCAACAtaatgattcttttttcagtCAAACGCAACAATAAGTGATGCTGAGCAGCCCATTGTCCCAGAATCAGAATCAGACCCCACAACGCCGAAGTGTTTCCTTTGCCAAGGTCAAATCGCTCACTGCAAAAGGTGAAGTCAAAGATTCCAAGATCATGGGTCTTAATGTTGTTTTACATAAGATgttttctattataataataataagtgataatcaaatttaatttacttaatatgattgattatgatatgattattgtaataactTTGGTATGATTTGATATTCgaaatgaataattatgatcgatttatttcaattaataataatttatctcttatttcaaaaaaataaatttaagatcaTGAATtctcactagaaaaaaattactattaattacAGTATTAGTGGCTATGGCTAAAAACTATGGT contains:
- the LOC105176809 gene encoding septin and tuftelin-interacting protein 1 homolog 1 → MDEYQEMERFSMDNDYEDGQWIGGEFYGKRRQKHAQTKDDVLYGVFAAGDSDSDSYDGLGSKKRRKDLTKKTDYTKPVNFVSTGTVMPNEEIDRNSKEDNDVMDEDEVKPTGLGSSAGLGFGSASSKNVTPEAAHAHEGKDEDDNFLPSAFGKKIKEGAQLRREREKEKSILAKKSSQVGRRELDPAGVGAFEKHTKGIGMKLLEKMGYKGGGLGKNEQGILAPIEAKMRPKNMGMGFNDYKEAIRPALQELDEKSLRPPSQSLEGRSREKLWSKQAQKKKVYITAEELLAQKQEQGLEVVQKVVDMRGPQVRVLTNLENLNAEDKARENDVPMPELQHNVRLIVDLAELDIQKLDRDLRNERETAVALQKEKEKLQKEAHQQKQQLQNMEEIVSILDQIGEESSSGTLTLESLAKSFMDLQTRFSDDYTLCNLSCIACSYALPLFIRIFQGWDPLQSPTHGVEVVSLWKKLLQGKNSLNFSVAASPYMQLLMEVVFPAVRISGTNSWQARDPEPMLRFLESWEELLPPPALQLILDSVVMPKISAAVDSWDPRTETIPIHSWIHPWLPLLGHKLENCYHTIRNRLASVLHAWHPSDMSAYYILSPWKTVFDPASWEQLMVRYIIPKLLAVMHDLQINPANQNLDQFYWVRTWVTSIPTHHMLQLMDVFFNKWQEVLYHWLCSKPDFEEVTKWYLGWKELLPPELQANEHIRYRLNLGLDMMNQAVEGMEVAPPGLKENISYLRVREQRQFETQKKAAAQAQQRASPGLDAGAKAEGVSGGVEMTLKEVIEIHAQHNGLLFKPKPGRMQDGHQIYGFGNISIIIDSLNQKVFAQAEDRWSLVSLEQLLELHNRSRLKRH